GTGGGCGGAGCGGCGGTGTCGGCAGCCGCGTTCGCGGGGGTGGATGCCCGGCTCTCCCGGTACTCCTACCTGGTGAGCCTGCTGCCCCGGAGAATCGTCGACGAGCTCGGCCTCGACATCCGCCTGGCCCGGCGCCGCTATTCGTCGTACACCCCTGACCCGGCGCATCCGTCGACCGGACTGCTCGTGGACGCCGGCGACCCGGAGGAGACCCACGCCTCGTTCGGTCGTATCGGCGCCGAGGCGGATGCGGCCGCCTGGCAACAGCTGGGCGACGACCTCGGACACCTGGCCCGGGCGCTGTTCCCCACGGTGTGCGAACCGTTGCCCACCCGTTCCGAGGCCCGCCGCCTGGTCGGCGACGACAAGCTGTGGGCCGAGCTGATCGAGCGTCCGCTCGGCGACATGCTCACCCGGCGCTTCAGCAACGACCTGGTGCGCGGGGTCGTGGCCACCGACGGCCTCATCGGCACGTTCACATCGGTGCACGACGCCTCCCTCGACGCCAACCGGTGTTACCTCTACCACTCGATCGGCAACGGCACGGGCGACTGGGATGTGCCCATCGGCGGAATGGGCGCCGTGACCGGCGAGCTCGAACGGGTCGCCAGGGAGGCGGGCGCGCGCATCCTGACCGGTGCGGAGGTGACCGGCATCACTGCCGACGGCACCGTGCGGTACCGGCAGGACGGCGTCGACCAGACCGTGGTCGGCTCCCGGGTGCTGGCGAATGTGGCGCCGTGGGTGCTGGACGGGCTCCTCGGCGACAGGCCGGCCGGCACGGTGAAACCGGAGGGCGCCCAGGTGAAGGTGAACCTCCTGTTGTCCCGACTCCCCCGGTTGCTCGACCCCGCGGTCTCCGCGGAAGCCGCGTTCGGCGGCACCTTCCACATCAACGAGACGCTCAGCCAGTTGGAGACCGCCTACCGGCAGGCCAGCGCCGGCACGGAGCCCGAGCTGGTCTCCTGCGAGATCTACTGCCACTCGCTGACCGATCCGAGCATCCTCTCGCCCGACCTCGTCGCGGCCGGCGCGCAGACCCTCACGGTTTTCGGCCTGCACACGCCCGACCGGCTCGCCCAGGAGGACAACGCCGGCCTGCGCGCTCGACTGCAGACGGCGGTGCTGGCCTCGCTCAACTCGGTTCTCGCCGAACCGATCGAGAGCCTGTTGCTGACGGATGGCGCCGGTGCCCCCTGTATCGAGACGAAGACCACCGCGGACCTCGAGGAGGCGCTCAACCTGCCGGGCGGGGACATCTTCCACGGCCTGTTGTCCTGGCCCTTCCTGGAGGACGACGCGCCACGGGACACCGCGGCCGAGCGCTGGGGCGTGGCCACCCGGCATCCGCGGATCCTGCTCTGCGGGGCCGGTGCCCGCCGCGGCGGCGGCGTGAGCGGGCTCGGCGGGCACAACGCCGCCATGGCGGTGCTCGAGGCCGAGGTCACGGAGGGCTCCGGGGCATAGCTCGCGCTCTGGCGGCGGCCTCGAACTAGGCATAGCCTCAGAGGGAAGGCTCGTGTTTCACTCACCGTGGAGGTCACTATGCCCACCCAGCCCCTGCCTGGTCCGCCGGACGTCGCCCATGCCACCGGACGTTTCGCCCACCGGGACGACGGGCTCTACCTGCTTTTCGACCGGATCTTCACCGCGGCCCCCGAGTACATCTGGGAGGGGCTGACGAAGCCCGAGGCCCTGCACGGCTGGATCGGCACATACACAGGCTCCCCACTGACCGGGGCCGTGCGCTTTCGCATGGAGTCCAAGAACGATTCGCAGTGGGAGTACGTGAGCATCCTCGAGTGCACGCCGCCCACCCGTCTGGCGCTCGACATCGGGGAGGGAGAGGACGCCTGGCGGGTTCTCGCCCACCTCAGCGAGGGCTCGGGCAAGACCGTGCTCACCTTCGGGCTGCGCCTGCACTCTGCGGCGGAAGCAGCCACCTTCGGGCCGGTCTGGGACTACTACCTCGATCGCCTGGTCGCCTCCCGCACGCACCACACCCTGCCGCCGTTCAGCAGGTATTACCCCGCTCTGAAGAAGCACTATCAGGAGCTGATCGTGCCCAAGCGCACCCAGCAGACAGCCACTGCGCCGGTGGACATCGAGCTGGGCAGCACCGACTCGGTGTGACCGGTCACTCCCAGATGCTGGGGGCCGCAGCGCGGGTGGCCGGCATGGCGACGTCGGCGCTCCAGTCGAGCAGCCAGGACGGCACCGTCAGGTCGTCGGGTACGGCCCCGACGGCGTCGATGAGCTCGTCGATGGTCACGACACCGCCGGTGCGCTTGAGGAACCGGCCGCGGATGAACCCGCGGGCGTACACCTCGACGGCGCCGCCGGCATCCGCATCGGCGACGGGTCGTACGAAGCGCTGCTCCACGTAGACGGCCTTCTCGTCGAAGCCCAGGATGCGTGACTCCACAGTGAAGCGCTGGCCGAGGGTGAGCGACTTGCGGAAGCTGATGGTCTCGGACACCACGACCGGGTACCAGCCCTTGGCTTGGAAGATCGCCCAGATGCCCGTGCGGTGCAGCATGTCGAACCGGGCGATGTCCATGATCGACAGGTACACGCCGTTGTTCATGTGCCGCAGGATGTCCTGGTCGGTGGGCAGGGTGATGAAGCGGGTACGGGCCACGTCATAGTGCCCGAGCCTGGTGCCGAAGCGCGACAGCAGCGAGTGGAGCAGGGTTCGAAAGAACATGTGCACCCGATGATGCTAACCGCCGGCGGCCCCGGGCGGGGCGATCGGCCGATACTCGCCCGGTTCTGCCTCAGGCGTCGGGCAGGTCGACGAGCGCGTCGAGAGCCACGGAGGCTCCGCGGGTGAGGTGCGCGGGGTCGGCGACGGTGCCGGCGCCCTCGATCACCAGGCAGCCGCCGGCCCGCACGCCGCGGGTGGACGCGAGCACGAGCAGGGCCGCGAGTTCCATCTCGAGGGCGAGGACGCCCAGCGCCACGTAGCCGGCCTGGTGGAGGTCGACGATGCCGGGGAAGGATGCGGCCCGGCTCCAGACGACGCCGCGGTGGTGCGGAGCGTCCTGTCGGTGAGCGGATGCTGCCAGCGCCAGCACCACCTCGGGGCCGGCGGTCGCCGGGTACCCCGCTGGCACGAGTTGCCCGGTCACGCCGTCGTCGCGCACGCAGGACTCCGCCACGATGAGATCGCCCGGGCCGATGCCGCGCAGCAGGGCTGCCGCGGAGCCGAGCTTGATGATGGTGTCCG
This is a stretch of genomic DNA from Cryobacterium soli. It encodes these proteins:
- a CDS encoding phytoene desaturase family protein; translated protein: MDNTHDIVIVGGGHNGLTAAAYLAQAGRRVLLLERDDHVGGAAVSAAAFAGVDARLSRYSYLVSLLPRRIVDELGLDIRLARRRYSSYTPDPAHPSTGLLVDAGDPEETHASFGRIGAEADAAAWQQLGDDLGHLARALFPTVCEPLPTRSEARRLVGDDKLWAELIERPLGDMLTRRFSNDLVRGVVATDGLIGTFTSVHDASLDANRCYLYHSIGNGTGDWDVPIGGMGAVTGELERVAREAGARILTGAEVTGITADGTVRYRQDGVDQTVVGSRVLANVAPWVLDGLLGDRPAGTVKPEGAQVKVNLLLSRLPRLLDPAVSAEAAFGGTFHINETLSQLETAYRQASAGTEPELVSCEIYCHSLTDPSILSPDLVAAGAQTLTVFGLHTPDRLAQEDNAGLRARLQTAVLASLNSVLAEPIESLLLTDGAGAPCIETKTTADLEEALNLPGGDIFHGLLSWPFLEDDAPRDTAAERWGVATRHPRILLCGAGARRGGGVSGLGGHNAAMAVLEAEVTEGSGA
- a CDS encoding SRPBCC domain-containing protein, whose translation is MPTQPLPGPPDVAHATGRFAHRDDGLYLLFDRIFTAAPEYIWEGLTKPEALHGWIGTYTGSPLTGAVRFRMESKNDSQWEYVSILECTPPTRLALDIGEGEDAWRVLAHLSEGSGKTVLTFGLRLHSAAEAATFGPVWDYYLDRLVASRTHHTLPPFSRYYPALKKHYQELIVPKRTQQTATAPVDIELGSTDSV
- a CDS encoding acyl-CoA thioesterase, whose amino-acid sequence is MHMFFRTLLHSLLSRFGTRLGHYDVARTRFITLPTDQDILRHMNNGVYLSIMDIARFDMLHRTGIWAIFQAKGWYPVVVSETISFRKSLTLGQRFTVESRILGFDEKAVYVEQRFVRPVADADAGGAVEVYARGFIRGRFLKRTGGVVTIDELIDAVGAVPDDLTVPSWLLDWSADVAMPATRAAAPSIWE
- a CDS encoding purine-nucleoside phosphorylase yields the protein MNQAHPFPTTGHPSDGLPFTGLPRTGLPPRALTVDDPQLAEHILHRLTDVREVARHREYRTFTGTWNDTEIVVSCHGAGAPGAIRLYQELMDAGADTIIKLGSAAALLRGIGPGDLIVAESCVRDDGVTGQLVPAGYPATAGPEVVLALAASAHRQDAPHHRGVVWSRAASFPGIVDLHQAGYVALGVLALEMELAALLVLASTRGVRAGGCLVIEGAGTVADPAHLTRGASVALDALVDLPDA